TGTCGCTGAACGGGGTGCGTCGCAGCGACTCCGTGCGGAACACCAGCGACGGCCAGTACATCCAGTCGGCGGCGAGCAGGCTCGCCGCGAGCGCCTCCCCGCCCACCAGGCGCTCGCCCGACCCGCGCGGCATGGTGAGGCGTTGCTTGACGACGTCGGCGAGCGGCGCCTGGACCGCGCCGTCCCCGTCGATCACCTGCACTCCGGGCTGGATGATCTCGACGCCCGGGTGCCGGTCGATCGCGCCCGTGACCACCTCGACGTAGTTCGGCAGGAGGACGTCGTCGGCGCCGAGGAACACGAGGTACGGGCTCTCGGCAAGCCCGAGGCACGTCCGGAAGTTCGCGGTGATGCCCTCGTTGACCGGCTTGCGCACGTACCGGATCCGGTCGTCGCCGAGGGACTCGAGCCAGGGCCCCATCCAGGGGTCCGGGTTGGCGTCGTCGACGACGGTGAGCCGCCAGTCGGGCGACGTCTGCGCGCGGACCGACTCGACGGCCTCGCGGGCGTACGCCTCGTCACCCCAGTAGGGCAGCATGATGTCGAGGGCCATGGTCTCCCACCAGGTCGTGCGGCTGTCCGTCGGCGATGACGCGACAGCGATGCTAGCCGACGGCCCTGGCCACGATGCGCCGTATGGCCCGTCCGCCGAGGTGCCTCGCCGGTAGGATCGCGCCATGCTCCCGGATCTCCCGCGTCTGCTCGTCGTGGTCCCGGCCTGGAACGAGGAAGTGACGATCGGCGCGGTGATCGCGGAGATCACGCAGGAGGTTCCCAGTGCCGACATCCTCGTGGTCAACGACGGCTCCAGCGACGGCACGGTGGCGGCCGCACGCGCCGCCGGGGCCGCGGTCCTCGACCTTCCGCTCAACCTGGGCGTCGGCGGTGCCATGCGGGCGGGCTTCAAGTACGCCCAGCGCGAGGGGTACGACCTCGCCGTCCAGGTCGACGCCGACGGGCAGCACGACCCCCGGCACGTGCACGCGCTGTGGCAGACGATGCAGAGCGAGGGTGCCGACATCGTCATCGGCGCGCGGTTCGCGGGTGAGGGCGACTACGAGGTCCGTGGCCCGCGCCGGTGGGCCATGGGCCTCCTCGCCCTCGTGCTCTCGCGGGTGTGCCGCACCCGGCTCACGGACACGACGTCCGGTTTCAAGCTGATGAGCGCCCGTGCGATCAGGGTCTTCGCCTCGAACTATCCGGCCGAGTACCTCGGGGACACGATCGAGGCGCTCGTCATCGCCGCGCGCGCGCGGCTCACGGTGCGTCAGGTCGCGGTCTCGATGCGCCCACGAGCGGGTGGTGCGCCGTCCCACAACCCCTGGAAGGCCGCCGTGTTCCTGCTCCGCGCGTTCTTCGCGCTCCTGATCTCTCTGTCGCGCCCCAGCGCGCCGCTGCCCGAACCGGCCGGGGAGGGGGCCCGAGCATGAGCGGTTACGTCTTCGCACTCACGCTGTGCGTCCTCACGGTCGCGTTCCTGATCCAGCTCCTCCGACGGCGCTGGATCAGGGAGAAGTACGCGGGGATCTGGATCGTCGTCGCGATCGGCATCGCCGCATTCGGCGCGTTCCCCGGGCTGGCTGTCCGCGTCTCCCGGCTCGTGGGCGTCGAGATCCCCGCGAACCTCATCTTCGCCATCGCGATCGTGACGCTGCTGGCCGTCTGCATCCAGCTGTCGATCGGCGTCTCACAGCTCGACGAGCGCGTCCGGACGCTCACCGAGGAGGTCGCGATCCTGCGCCTCACGACCCAGCAGGGCGCCACGACGCCGTTCCTGGCCCAGGAGCCCGGTGTGGACGAGCCTGCTCAGGTCACTGACTTATCGGCGCCCGCCGGTGGTCCGCCGAAGCCCGGAGACGGTGCGTGACGACCCTCGCGGACTGGGCGCCTGTCGCCCCGGTGGTCCTGCTGTCCGTCGTGGCGCTCTTCGCCCCCGGGCTGGCCCTCACCTCGATCGTCCTGCGCTTCAGCCTGCGGTCGCTGGCCGCCGCACCCGCCGTCACCATCGGCCTGGTCGGCGTCGGCGGGGTGGTGCTCGGCGCGGTCGGTGTGCGCTGGTCGTGGTGGACGTTCGCGGCGTTCGTCGCCGTCGTCGCGCTCGTCGCGTGGGGTTGCCGCCGGCTCCTGCGCTCTGACCGGCTCGGCACGGTGACATCGCCCCGCCGGTGGGCGTGGGTCGCGGTGGGCGGCGCGACCGGAGCGACGCTGGTCGCAGGTCACGTCATCCGGATGATCGGCGTCCCGGACGCCATCAGTCAGACGTGGGACGTGCAGTTCCATCTCAATGCGATCCGGCACGTCCTGTCGTCGGGGAACGCCTCGTCCCTGGGCTTGCAGGAGGTGTTCGGCAACACCTTCTACCCGCTGGGGTACCACTCGGTGGGGGCCTTGATCGCCGAAGTCTCCGGTGCGGGCATCCCGCAGACCGTCTCGGCCCTCAACCTCGTGGTCGCTGCGGTGGTGTGGCCGCTCGGGTGCATCGCGCTCGCCTCGGTACTGGCTCCGCGACAGCACTGGACGGCCGTCCTCGCAGGGATCATGTCCGCCGGCTTCGGCGCGTTCCCTTACCTCCTGCTCGTCGAGGGCGTCGTGTACGCGCAGTTCCTCTCGTTCGCGCTCCTGCCGGGTCTTTTCGCCCTGGTGATCTGGAGCCTGCGCCTCGACGACGGTGCCGACGGCGATGGCCGCCTCGCCTCCGGTGGACCAGATGATGCGCCGCTCGTTCGCGGAGCCGCCCCGGGCCTCCCACTCGCCAGGCCCGCACTGTGCGCCCTGCTCATCCTCGTGGCCTCCGCCGGGCTCGCCTTCGCGCAGCCCAGCGGACTGCTCGTGGCGATGGCTCTGTCGACGCCTCCCGTCGTGACCGCTGCCGCAGCCCATGTCCGCCGTCTGGCGTCGAGTCCGCCCGGCATCGACGTGCGGCGCCGCGTCGTCGCAACCCTCGTCGTCACGGGGGCGACGCTGATGCTCATGGCCGTCGTCTGGCGTGCGGCGCGACCCGCCCCGCTAGCTCGTCGATGGCCGCCCGAGCAGACCTTGGGTGAGGCGGTGCGATCCGGCCTGACGGCCAGCACCTCAGGTGGGTACGTGGAGATCGTCGCCATCGCGCTCGCAGCGCTCGGGCTCGGCGTGGTCCTCGTTCAGTACCGGCGATGGTGGATCGGCGTGAGCGCACTGATTCCCGTCCTGCTCTACGTGTCCGCAGCAGGGATGCCCGAGCAGTGGCGCCTCCGTCGCCTGCTGACCGACGCGTTCTTCCACGACTCTCATCGGCTGGCCGCACTGATCCCGATCGGCGCGATCATGCTCGCCGTGGTCGGAGCCGGGTTCGCCGGTCGCGCGGGCGAGCGGCTGGTGCGCAGGGTCGAGGACCGCACCGGGCCGAACCGTCCCATCGCCGCTCTACGGACGGCCGGAACGCCGGCTCTGCTCCTGGTGGTGCTGGTCACCCTGGGCGTGAGCAACCCCGGCGTCGACGTCGTCGTCGCCGACGGACGACGCGTCTACACCGAGTCGACGCGCTTCCTGTCGCCACCCGAACGTGCGCTCATCGAGGACCTCCCCACGCTGACCCCTGAGGGCGCGCTCATCGCCGTGAACCCCGCGATGGGTGGTGCGTTCACCTGGGCACTTGCCGATCGTCCGGTCACCGCGCCCTACTTCGACACGCCGACGACGCCTGAGCTCGCGCTGATCAACGCCCATCTCGACGAGATCGCCACGATGCCGGAGGTGTGCGAGGCGGTCCTGACCATCGAGCTCCAGTACGTCCTCGACTTCGGCCCGACCGCGGGAACCTGGTTCGACGAGGCCCTGTGGGCCGGGTTCGACCAGCTCGCCCCCGGAGAGCACCTCGAGCTCGTGGCGGAGACGGATCCTGAAGCGCGCCTGTTCCGGATCGTGTGCTGACCTTCAGCAGGTGACGCGGAAGAGCTCCGCGCGGCCCGCCCGGTCCACGAGCTCGAGGTGCGCGCCCGGCCGCACGTCGTCGAACCCGGAGTAGTCGATCCCGGCGACGGACCACGGGAGCACCTCGTCGTCCCCGAAGTCGAGCACGTAGTCGATGCCCTCACGCTCGATCGCGGCGCACACGCGCGGGTCTGTGTCGATGCGGTCGAGCCGCCTGGCGACCAGCAGCACGTCGTCGCTGGGCGTCGAGAACCCGTGGGCCTCGGTGACGTCGCGCTCGCCGAGCGCGAACGCCAGTGCGGCGCCCGTGTTCGGGTTGCCGGCGATCAGCGCGTCCGGTGCCGTCAGCTCGGGCAGCCGCTCCAGGAGCGTGCGCTCGCCCGTCGTCAGCAGCGGTCCCGTCAGCGCATGGGTTCGGCGGGCCGAGTGCACCGCGGCCTCCGTGCTCCCGTTGTCGACGGCCACGCCGTAGACCGCGACCAGCGCGACGGCGGTCGCCCCGACCGTGAGCAGGCGCGGCGCGCGCAGGGCGGGCACGCGAGCCGCGGCCGAACGCAGGAGGCGGACGACGGTCTCGGCCCCGAGCGCGCAGACCACGATGGCGCCGATCGGCAGGAGCGCGGCGGTCCGCTCGGAGTCGTTGAGGAACACGCCGCTGAGGAACATCCGCACCCCGTTGCCCACGGGCATCGCGCTGGACGCGACGTACAGGACCGTCGCCGCGGCCCAGGGGCCGGCGATCCAGGCCCGCTCGGGGCGGCGGCAGAGCACGATCAGCCCCGCCGTCATGAGGATTACGACGACCCACGACACGTTGCCCGACCAGGGCGAGACCGTGAACGCCAGGCCCAGTGCGGCACCCGTGCCCTGGACCGGGGGCCAGCCGGCCGCGATCTCCGGCGGCCGGGCGACCTGCCACAGGAGGGCGACCAGCGCGAGCACGCCGAGCACGACGCCGCCCGCGCGCACGGCCTCCGGCCGTCTGCCGTCCGAGAACAGCGCCCACACCCGCGTCCCGCCTCGCCACAGCACCAGCGGCACGGCCATCGCCACGAGCGCCATCAGGCCCATGGGCTGTGCGAACCCGAGGCCACCGGCGGCGACGAGCAGCAGCAGGATGCGCACCGTCCGCTCGCCTGCGGTCGCCACGGGCTCCGTCCGAGGCAGGCCCAGCACCCGCACCAGCAACGCGAGCGACGCCGGGAGCAGCGCGTAGGAGAAGAAGTTCGGGTAGAGGACGCCGAAGTCGATCAGACGGTACGGGAACGCGCCGAACGCGGCCGAGACGATGCCGCCTGCCGCGGCGAGCCACGGGGCCCGCGGGAAGAACGTGGCCACCAGGGCGATGCAGCCGGCCGGCCAGACGACCGCACCGATCGCGATGTTGGTCGCGGAGATGGCCTCCGGGATCCCCAGGCCGGTGAGCTGGGCGACCAGCGCGACGTTCTGGTGCCAGCCCATCTGGTAGAAGGCGTTGCCGGTGAAGTCGGCGAGGCCGAAGACCGACCCGTTGCCGCTCGTGAGAACCCACTGGACCGCGTTGACGTGGAAGATCGCGTCGAAGGTCTGGGAGATCGCCGACGGGTGGCCGATCGCGCGCACGAACTGTGCGGCGGTGATCATCCCGCCGACGGCCAGCCCACCGGCGGCCCACAGCCAGTGGGCGCGGGCGGGGGCGGGCTCGCTGCCGCCGTCGGCCCGCAGCACGCGACGCAGCGCGTAGGCGATCGCGGCGACGACGACCGTCGAGATCGCGACGGCGGGGAGGGACCACCGTTGCCCGAGGAACCCCCAGACGACGCCGCTGACGCCGACGATCGCGACGCTGACGACCGGAGCCAGCGCGATGCTCCACGGTCGCAGGCGCGTCGTCGCCGCGACGACGACCAGTCCCGGGGCGAACAAGACCGCGACGGCGACGAGGACGGCGGGGATCAGCGGGATCCAGTCCGCGACGGCGAGCGGGGCGGGGTTCACTGGTCGTTCTCGTCTCTCAGTCGAGCGACCATGTCGGTCGCGGAGCCGTCACCGATCATCCGACCCTTGCGCAGCAGGATGCCGCGCTCGCAGATGCGGGAGACCAGGTCGAGGTCGTGGCTGACGATCACCAGGGTGCGCCCCTCGGACTTGAGGGCGTCGATCCGTTCCAGGCACTTGCGCTGGAACGGCTCGTCGCCCACGGCGAGGATCTCGTCGACGAGGAACACCTCGGGGTCGGAGTGGACCGCGACGGAGAACGCCAGCCGCAGGAACATGCCCGAGGAGTAGAACTTCACCTCGGTGTCGATGAACTTCTCGATCTCGGAGAACGCGATGATCTCGTCGAACTTCTCGGCGATCTGCGCCTCGGTCATACCGAGGATGGCCCCGTTGAGGAACACGTTCTCGCGGCCGGTCAGATCAGGGTGGAATCCGGCACCCACCTCGATCAGCCCGGCGACGCGTCCGCGCGTGCGCACGGTGCCGCCGTCGGGCTGCAGCACGCCCGAGATGAGCTTGAGCAGGGTCGACTTTCCGGACCCGTTGAAGCCCAGGAGCGCGACGGTCTCGCCCTCGGCGATCTGGAAGGAGACCTCGTCGAGCGCGTTGAACGTGTCCTTGTCGACCCCCTTGCGGGTCAGCAGCCGGACGGCGATCTCCTTGAGCGAGCGCTGGTGGCGCAGCGTGAACTGCTTGGTCACCCCGGTGACCTCGATGACGGTGGTGGGCATTCAGAGCTCCTGCGCGAAGCGCCCCTCGAGGCGCCGGAAGACGAGCTGGCCGACGACGACGAGGGCGAGCGAGACGGCGAGCGCGAGACCGGCCCAGCCCCACATGTCGGGTGACATCGGGGGCCGGCCGTTCGGCAGCAGCTCGGGCCGCCCGGTGGAGCCGAACCAGAAGGCGTAGTGGAACAGCTGCACCGCCGCCGTCAGCGGGTTGGACATGTAGACCAGCCACAGCCAGCGCGGCAGGTTGTCGTACACCAGGATCCACGGGTAGAGCACCGGCGACGCCCAGGTGGCCACCATGACGATGAGCTCGACAAGGTTCTCGGCGTCCCGGAAGTACACGTTGACGGCGCCGAACAGCAGCCCCAGCCCGAGCGAGAGCATCGCGACGATCACAAACCCGAGGGCCCCCGCCGCCAGCTCGATGAGCGTCGGCCGCCAGCCGGAGACGAGCGCCGCTGCCAGCAGCACCAGGAACTGCGGGAAGAAGTGCACCGCGGAGACCCACAGCGAGGCCACCGGGAACAGCTCGCGCGGCAGGTAGATCTTGTTGATCAGCGGCGCGTTCCAGAGGATCGACCGGGTCGCGTTGAGGAACCCCTCGCCGAAGAAGTTCATGACGACGATGCCGCTGAACAGGTAGACGGCGAAGTTCGGCACGGACTCGCGCTGGGCCATGATGACGCCCATCGCGAAGAAGTAGACCGCGAACTGCACGGCCGGCTTGACGTACGTCCAGGCCATGCCGAGCACGGAGCCGCGGTAGCGGACGCGCAGCTCCTTGCGGACGATCAGCTTGAGGAGGAACCGCCGGTCGAGCACGTCCAGCAGTCCGCGCCCCTGGCCGGGCCGGGTCAGAGGCAACGAGGAGATGGGGCTCACGTGCGGTCGGCCTCCGTCCGCGCGAACGTCGCCTTCCAGGCGTCCTGCCCGACGAGGTCACCCATGGCGTCCTTGTACTGCTTCGCCAGCTCGGGCCACTCGCGCTGCAGGCGCTGGTGCAGGGAGATCGACCGGCGCAGCTGGCGGCGGAACTCGACCGGCTGGCGCTTGTACCAGGCGGCGCCCGTGCCGTCCCGCAGGGAGACGACGGCGGAGTCGAACTGGATGAGCGTGGCCCATCCGGCGCGCTCGGCGGGCACGTACGCCTGCGGGTGCTCGGCAGCGCCGTCGGCGACGGGGCGGAACTGCCGCAGCATGCCCTTGCCGGCGCTGAGCGTGAACTTGGCCGCGCTGGCCAGGCCACGCACGCGCGGGTTCTTCACCAGCACGCCGCCGGGCAATCCGGCGGGCGGCGGGAACGCGTCAGGGTCCTTGGCCACGCGGGCGTCGTCGTACTGCGCGCGCGTGGCGCGGATCTTGCCCAGCCGCGTGTCGAGGTCGGCGTGCAGGTGCGCCGGCCCGCTGAGCAGATCCTCGATGGCCTGCGAGCGCAGCTCGACGACGGAGTACTGCGACGTGAGCAGGTGGCGCACCTGGTGGTAGAAGCTTTCGCGCACGAGGCGGCCACCGCGCTCGAACGGCGAGTGCAGCAGCCCTGCGACCAAGCGGTTGCGCAGGTGGTAGTAGGCCTGCCAGTCGATCGAGTCGTCCTTGTCGGTCCACGGCACGTGCCACGCGGCGACGCCGGGCAGCGACACGGTCGGCACGCCGTGCTCGCGGGCACGCAGACCGTACTCGGCGTCGTCCCACTTGATGAACAGCGGCAGCGACAGGCCGATCTCGCGGATCACGGAGACGGGGACG
The Xylanimonas cellulosilytica DSM 15894 DNA segment above includes these coding regions:
- a CDS encoding glycosyltransferase, producing the protein MALDIMLPYWGDEAYAREAVESVRAQTSPDWRLTVVDDANPDPWMGPWLESLGDDRIRYVRKPVNEGITANFRTCLGLAESPYLVFLGADDVLLPNYVEVVTGAIDRHPGVEIIQPGVQVIDGDGAVQAPLADVVKQRLTMPRGSGERLVGGEALAASLLAADWMYWPSLVFRTESLRRTPFSDTYEFIQDLAIVLDQVLLGARLLIVPTVCFSYRRHAESASMESLLDDRRFAGEREFFAQYGATMRARGWRRAARAARLHWTSRLHALTLLPAGVRRGGGAPRALLRHAFGRA
- a CDS encoding glycosyltransferase family 2 protein — encoded protein: MLPDLPRLLVVVPAWNEEVTIGAVIAEITQEVPSADILVVNDGSSDGTVAAARAAGAAVLDLPLNLGVGGAMRAGFKYAQREGYDLAVQVDADGQHDPRHVHALWQTMQSEGADIVIGARFAGEGDYEVRGPRRWAMGLLALVLSRVCRTRLTDTTSGFKLMSARAIRVFASNYPAEYLGDTIEALVIAARARLTVRQVAVSMRPRAGGAPSHNPWKAAVFLLRAFFALLISLSRPSAPLPEPAGEGARA
- a CDS encoding DUF2304 domain-containing protein, with the protein product MSGYVFALTLCVLTVAFLIQLLRRRWIREKYAGIWIVVAIGIAAFGAFPGLAVRVSRLVGVEIPANLIFAIAIVTLLAVCIQLSIGVSQLDERVRTLTEEVAILRLTTQQGATTPFLAQEPGVDEPAQVTDLSAPAGGPPKPGDGA
- a CDS encoding DUF6541 family protein; its protein translation is MTTLADWAPVAPVVLLSVVALFAPGLALTSIVLRFSLRSLAAAPAVTIGLVGVGGVVLGAVGVRWSWWTFAAFVAVVALVAWGCRRLLRSDRLGTVTSPRRWAWVAVGGATGATLVAGHVIRMIGVPDAISQTWDVQFHLNAIRHVLSSGNASSLGLQEVFGNTFYPLGYHSVGALIAEVSGAGIPQTVSALNLVVAAVVWPLGCIALASVLAPRQHWTAVLAGIMSAGFGAFPYLLLVEGVVYAQFLSFALLPGLFALVIWSLRLDDGADGDGRLASGGPDDAPLVRGAAPGLPLARPALCALLILVASAGLAFAQPSGLLVAMALSTPPVVTAAAAHVRRLASSPPGIDVRRRVVATLVVTGATLMLMAVVWRAARPAPLARRWPPEQTLGEAVRSGLTASTSGGYVEIVAIALAALGLGVVLVQYRRWWIGVSALIPVLLYVSAAGMPEQWRLRRLLTDAFFHDSHRLAALIPIGAIMLAVVGAGFAGRAGERLVRRVEDRTGPNRPIAALRTAGTPALLLVVLVTLGVSNPGVDVVVADGRRVYTESTRFLSPPERALIEDLPTLTPEGALIAVNPAMGGAFTWALADRPVTAPYFDTPTTPELALINAHLDEIATMPEVCEAVLTIELQYVLDFGPTAGTWFDEALWAGFDQLAPGEHLELVAETDPEARLFRIVC
- a CDS encoding DUF6541 family protein; this translates as MNPAPLAVADWIPLIPAVLVAVAVLFAPGLVVVAATTRLRPWSIALAPVVSVAIVGVSGVVWGFLGQRWSLPAVAISTVVVAAIAYALRRVLRADGGSEPAPARAHWLWAAGGLAVGGMITAAQFVRAIGHPSAISQTFDAIFHVNAVQWVLTSGNGSVFGLADFTGNAFYQMGWHQNVALVAQLTGLGIPEAISATNIAIGAVVWPAGCIALVATFFPRAPWLAAAGGIVSAAFGAFPYRLIDFGVLYPNFFSYALLPASLALLVRVLGLPRTEPVATAGERTVRILLLLVAAGGLGFAQPMGLMALVAMAVPLVLWRGGTRVWALFSDGRRPEAVRAGGVVLGVLALVALLWQVARPPEIAAGWPPVQGTGAALGLAFTVSPWSGNVSWVVVILMTAGLIVLCRRPERAWIAGPWAAATVLYVASSAMPVGNGVRMFLSGVFLNDSERTAALLPIGAIVVCALGAETVVRLLRSAAARVPALRAPRLLTVGATAVALVAVYGVAVDNGSTEAAVHSARRTHALTGPLLTTGERTLLERLPELTAPDALIAGNPNTGAALAFALGERDVTEAHGFSTPSDDVLLVARRLDRIDTDPRVCAAIEREGIDYVLDFGDDEVLPWSVAGIDYSGFDDVRPGAHLELVDRAGRAELFRVTC
- a CDS encoding ABC transporter ATP-binding protein, encoding MPTTVIEVTGVTKQFTLRHQRSLKEIAVRLLTRKGVDKDTFNALDEVSFQIAEGETVALLGFNGSGKSTLLKLISGVLQPDGGTVRTRGRVAGLIEVGAGFHPDLTGRENVFLNGAILGMTEAQIAEKFDEIIAFSEIEKFIDTEVKFYSSGMFLRLAFSVAVHSDPEVFLVDEILAVGDEPFQRKCLERIDALKSEGRTLVIVSHDLDLVSRICERGILLRKGRMIGDGSATDMVARLRDENDQ
- a CDS encoding ABC transporter permease; translation: MSPISSLPLTRPGQGRGLLDVLDRRFLLKLIVRKELRVRYRGSVLGMAWTYVKPAVQFAVYFFAMGVIMAQRESVPNFAVYLFSGIVVMNFFGEGFLNATRSILWNAPLINKIYLPRELFPVASLWVSAVHFFPQFLVLLAAALVSGWRPTLIELAAGALGFVIVAMLSLGLGLLFGAVNVYFRDAENLVELIVMVATWASPVLYPWILVYDNLPRWLWLVYMSNPLTAAVQLFHYAFWFGSTGRPELLPNGRPPMSPDMWGWAGLALAVSLALVVVGQLVFRRLEGRFAQEL